The genomic segment CTGCGAGTCTTCAGGCATTTAGGTGCACCCTATTCCGGATCTCTTGGTACCGAATCGGAGTTTGCGCCAGGTTTCCACGATTCGCCCACGAGCTGATGGTCTGGCCTTTCGTGGCGTCCAGCTCTGCCCCATGCGTCTCCGTATCCACTAAGTGGTGGCAGCGGAAAGAGAACGGCTAATATGGTGCGACGCCAGACGCAGGCGTCGAACCGTACACAGTCCTGAGCCTTGCCGAATACATGTCAGTCACTGTGCCCATCCGAGTAGCGCTAGGGCCACGCCAACGATTCAGGGCCGACACATGGAGCGTGACAGCTGGCGAGATCTAAGGCACCATCTCATCGATTTGCGATTCTGCTCCGCACCCACCATTGGGTCCGAGCGGGCGGAGCCGGTCCCGGAACTCTCAAAGGTTGGAGAACGGGGGGGCTAGCGAGTGGACGAATTCTCTCTTTACTTTGGAGGAGATGGCCCGCCGGCTGGAGGTTGGGGCTAGGTTGCCACCAACCGACCTCCCCTCCGACGCACGGGACCCGCCTCCCGCGCAGCCCAGGCGTCAAGGCATCGAGGCCAAGGCCCAGGGCTGTCGGTGCCCCCTTGGTCTCTCCTATGGTTGTCATCCTCGTACCGGAGCCAATTGAGAGCTCCAGAAGATCCGCAGTACATTTAATCTTAGGTCGCAACTCAGCAGGTAAGAGAATGCCGCCCCCGGCGAGCGAGAAGAGGGGCGCGCGGAGGAATTCCTCGGACACTCGGGAAGCCTCGGGGGGTCAAGCTCCTGAGAATAAGTGGGGCATGCTGGTGAGAAGCGACACCCTACCTCTGGCCGAATCGACGAGCGTTTTTGGGAAGCTGGAGTGTATCTGGGAAAGTCGGTCAATATGACCGCGCCGGACGATCGCTGTAGAAGAACTCAACTGATGGCCGGGATATTAAGAGGGCAAAGCCAGTGACTTCGGAAAGAGAGACACATTGGTCATCAACTAGGGTCGACGGGAGTAGCGCGCACATCTTGAGCGGCCTGGGCCAAACGAAGAACAATTTGGTAGGCGCCGATATCGGATGGTTTGCCGGTGACAGTACAATTATCATAGATGGTTTGGACATGGAGACGGGACAAAAACTCCACCACGTAATTGCCACGTGGGAAATACCTGTTGACCCCAAAATAATAGATAGGGCACTTCATGGCTTTCTCGTCATTACATGTTTACGGCAATTTGGTGGTCTTCATACTGAGGAAAAAGGACAATCCGTTTCAATCTATTTGAACGAACAACAGATAGATCTATTTGGTTTGGAGGTAATACCAGAAGGGCACACCGATTACTTCCACAGGCAGAACCGGCAGTTGGACCCGCATTGGTTATCAAGCCTCGATCCGTTTTTGGCAAGTTGTATGACGATCTATCACTGGCCCATTTTCGATGTACACCTGGTGAGCCCACAAGCACAGATCGTGAAAGTAGTACTGGAATCTCAAGCATATTGGGACATCGATTATGTCGCATTGCTGCTTTGCCAATCTCAAAGCCAAGAAAGTGGAGTGGAACCGGTTGCCGACGTGCTAGAGAACGCTGATGACAGTAGGTCATCGCGCCACGATTTCGATGTTTTCGTCTGCTACGCGTCAGAAGACCGCGCAACCATCGAGAGCCTGGTTGCGGTCCTCAAGGGACGCGGCATCAAGGTCTGGTGGGACCGGGGTCAAATCACGCTTGGGGACCGCCTTTCGGAGAAAATCGACGAAGGACTTCGAAATTCCCGGTATGGAGTCATGATCATCAGCAAGTCCTCTATCGCCAAGCCTTGGCCAGAAGCCGAGTTCCATAGCGTAATCCACCGGAGCATCAGCAGCAGAGGTGAGAAGGTCCTCCTGCCGGTCCTACTCGACCTCACTCACGCCCAGTTCGCGGAGGAGTATCCTCTCCTCGCGGATATTGTCACGGCCCAGTTGATCGACGCAGACTTCGACCAGCTGGCTGATGAGATATTGACCGGAATGGGACGGGACCCTCACTCGCCGAATCTGAATGGATAGGCGATTCAACCGCCCTATGGACGCGGGAGGCGTGGTAGTTCGGGGAGTGGGATGGGACGCGGAGCGAGGGTCGGGCGAGTCGGGCTGATAGCCGTCGCCGCGCGAGAGGTGCGCGGGGCTCGGATGACGCAGTGGGACGTGGGGATGTTCAAACGGGCGGAAGGAGGTGGCCGAATGGCTCAGCCTGTCCTGGAGGACAGCGGGGGCAGACCCTCAGCCGTCGAACTCGTCGGGCAGCGACTGATCGAAGACGAAGTCTGGGATGGGCTCGGACTCGGTGGGATCGAAGGCCGGGGTCTGGTCGAGGAGGAGATCTCCTTGGGGCGGGCCGCGCGCGGGCGAGATGGGCGGAGGTGCGTGTGGGAGCTCCAGGTGTAGAAGAATCACCGTGACGACGGGCGGGTCGGTGATGAAGGAGAGGATCCTCATGGGGCCGCCACAAGCGGGGCAGAGCAGTGGCAGCACCTCGTAGATGCGAGCGAGCAGCACGGCCCAAGACCCACCTTCGGTGGGTGCCCGCGAGCGGGGTTGGTGCGGCGAGTCGGCTCAGCATCGAGGGAGGGCTGCGGCCTTGGGCTCGTGCCTGTTGGGCTCGGCAGCTGAGCGCCGGGTGTCTCGGCTTCGGGTCTGCCGATGTACTTGACGGCGGTACGGAGTTTGGCATTCGGGGCCAGGACCCCGTGGTACCGGTGGCGGTGGACGCGTGGGGGTGTGACGAAACGAGCGAGCCGCTCGAGA from the Gemmatimonadota bacterium genome contains:
- a CDS encoding toll/interleukin-1 receptor domain-containing protein, whose translation is MSGLGQTKNNLVGADIGWFAGDSTIIIDGLDMETGQKLHHVIATWEIPVDPKIIDRALHGFLVITCLRQFGGLHTEEKGQSVSIYLNEQQIDLFGLEVIPEGHTDYFHRQNRQLDPHWLSSLDPFLASCMTIYHWPIFDVHLVSPQAQIVKVVLESQAYWDIDYVALLLCQSQSQESGVEPVADVLENADDSRSSRHDFDVFVCYASEDRATIESLVAVLKGRGIKVWWDRGQITLGDRLSEKIDEGLRNSRYGVMIISKSSIAKPWPEAEFHSVIHRSISSRGEKVLLPVLLDLTHAQFAEEYPLLADIVTAQLIDADFDQLADEILTGMGRDPHSPNLNG